The Exiguobacterium mexicanum genome includes a window with the following:
- a CDS encoding carbohydrate ABC transporter permease has product MTETPKRIKRRRNWKKPASFIAFVGPAFLAFVAIVLIPFFNGIYYSFTDWNGVTGQLNMVGLDNYHRILFEDEQFRASFWITTKYTLVAVVLTNIVGFLLALLLTMNIKTRNILRTVFFMPNLIGGLILGFIWQFIYVKGFESIGALTGWSLFELPWLGDAQTAFWGIVIVAIWQGGGYVMVIYIAALQNVPTDLLEAAKIDGANRLKMLRHITLPMIMPSITICLFLTISWSFKVFDTNLSLTNGGPFKSTEMLALNIYTESFVNNNYGLGSAKAVIFFLVVAAITVTQVYLTKKREVEA; this is encoded by the coding sequence ATGACAGAAACACCGAAACGAATCAAACGGAGACGAAATTGGAAGAAGCCGGCGAGTTTTATCGCATTCGTTGGTCCGGCCTTTTTGGCATTTGTGGCAATCGTGCTTATTCCATTTTTCAACGGGATTTATTACAGTTTCACAGATTGGAACGGTGTGACGGGGCAATTGAATATGGTCGGACTGGACAACTACCATCGGATTTTATTTGAAGATGAACAGTTCCGCGCATCGTTCTGGATCACAACGAAATATACGCTCGTGGCCGTGGTGCTGACGAATATCGTCGGCTTCCTATTGGCTTTACTATTGACGATGAATATTAAGACGCGCAATATTCTGCGCACCGTCTTTTTCATGCCAAACTTGATTGGCGGGCTTATTCTCGGGTTCATTTGGCAGTTTATCTATGTGAAGGGCTTTGAATCAATCGGTGCATTGACCGGGTGGAGTCTGTTCGAACTGCCGTGGCTAGGTGACGCTCAGACGGCGTTCTGGGGCATCGTCATCGTCGCCATTTGGCAAGGTGGGGGCTATGTCATGGTCATTTACATTGCGGCGCTCCAAAATGTGCCGACAGATTTACTTGAAGCGGCTAAAATCGACGGGGCAAACCGGTTGAAGATGCTTCGTCATATCACCCTCCCCATGATCATGCCGTCGATCACGATTTGTCTGTTCTTGACCATCTCATGGTCGTTCAAAGTATTCGATACGAACTTATCACTGACGAACGGCGGGCCGTTCAAATCGACGGAGATGCTCGCTTTGAACATCTATACCGAATCGTTTGTGAATAATAACTACGGACTCGGCTCGGCGAAAGCAGTCATCTTCTTCCTCGTCGTCGCGGCGATTACCGTCACGCAAGTGTACTTGACGAAAAAGCGGGAGGTGGAGGCATGA
- a CDS encoding formate--tetrahydrofolate ligase: protein MTTIKPLSDLTIAQQAEMLPVKEIAEKLGLQEDDLDLYGKYKAKLSFDVIDRMATREDGKLILVTAINPTPAGEGKSTVTVGLGQALNQLDKQAIVCLREPSLGPTMGLKGGAAGGGFSQVLPMEDINLHFTGDMHAITAAHNTISAMLDNHLHQGNDLGIDVRKIVWKRVLDLNDRALRHVTIGLGGSAHGVPREDGFDITVASEIMAILCLADSLTDLEARIKRIVVAYDQDNEPITAEQIGAAGAATLLLKEAFKPNLVQTLEQTPALVHGGPFANIAHGCNSLIATKTALKLGEYVVTEAGFGADLGAEKFCHIKSRIGKLNPDAVVLVATVRALKMHGGVAKDQLHVENVGAVGNGLKLLAKHVETMGKLGLPTVVALNRFNSDTTEELAAVIDWCEANHIRLALSEVWSNGGQGGRALAEAVIETIESNESAFTPLYALTDSIEQKILTIAREVYGAADVTFTATAKKQMAQIEANGWQHLPICMAKTPFSLSDDPTKLGYQHGFTVTVRELKPSVGAGFLVALTGNVLTMPGLPKQPAALNMGIDETGKAIGLF from the coding sequence ATGACGACGATTAAACCGTTATCCGACCTAACAATTGCCCAACAAGCCGAGATGCTACCTGTCAAAGAGATTGCGGAAAAACTCGGTTTACAAGAAGATGACCTCGATCTATACGGGAAATATAAAGCCAAGTTATCATTCGATGTCATCGATCGGATGGCGACTCGAGAAGACGGGAAACTCATCCTCGTCACGGCGATCAATCCGACTCCAGCCGGCGAAGGAAAGTCGACCGTGACCGTCGGACTTGGACAAGCGTTGAATCAACTCGATAAACAAGCAATCGTTTGTCTACGTGAACCATCACTCGGTCCGACGATGGGCTTAAAAGGCGGTGCGGCCGGCGGCGGTTTCAGCCAAGTGTTGCCGATGGAAGACATCAACCTTCACTTCACAGGTGACATGCATGCGATCACTGCAGCTCATAACACGATCAGCGCCATGCTCGATAATCATCTTCATCAAGGGAACGACCTCGGGATCGACGTCCGTAAAATCGTTTGGAAACGTGTCCTCGACTTGAATGACCGTGCACTTCGTCACGTGACGATCGGCCTCGGCGGCAGTGCCCACGGGGTACCGCGTGAAGACGGATTTGACATTACCGTGGCGTCTGAAATCATGGCCATCCTCTGCCTCGCCGATTCGTTGACCGACCTCGAGGCACGCATCAAGCGCATCGTCGTCGCCTACGATCAAGACAACGAACCGATCACGGCCGAACAAATCGGGGCGGCTGGTGCCGCGACACTGTTGTTGAAAGAAGCATTCAAGCCGAACTTGGTGCAAACACTCGAACAGACGCCCGCGCTTGTTCATGGTGGTCCGTTCGCCAACATCGCTCACGGCTGCAACTCGTTGATTGCGACAAAAACTGCGCTCAAGCTCGGTGAATACGTCGTCACCGAAGCGGGATTCGGAGCCGACCTCGGTGCCGAGAAATTCTGTCACATCAAGTCACGCATCGGTAAATTAAATCCGGACGCCGTCGTCCTCGTGGCGACAGTCCGTGCCTTGAAAATGCATGGCGGCGTCGCCAAAGACCAACTCCACGTCGAGAACGTCGGAGCCGTCGGGAACGGATTAAAACTTCTCGCCAAACATGTCGAGACGATGGGGAAACTTGGCTTGCCGACCGTCGTCGCCCTCAACCGATTCAATTCAGACACGACCGAAGAGTTGGCGGCCGTCATCGACTGGTGTGAAGCGAACCACATTCGATTGGCGCTCAGTGAAGTGTGGTCAAACGGAGGCCAAGGCGGACGCGCGCTCGCCGAGGCCGTCATCGAGACGATTGAGTCGAATGAGAGTGCATTCACCCCGCTCTATGCGTTGACCGATTCGATCGAACAAAAAATCTTGACGATCGCCCGTGAAGTGTATGGGGCGGCCGACGTCACGTTCACCGCGACCGCAAAAAAACAAATGGCTCAAATCGAAGCGAACGGCTGGCAACACTTGCCGATTTGTATGGCGAAGACGCCGTTCTCGCTGTCAGACGACCCGACGAAACTCGGTTACCAGCACGGGTTCACTGTGACCGTAAGAGAGTTGAAACCGTCGGTCGGCGCTGGCTTCCTCGTCGCCTTGACAGGTAACGTCTTGACGATGCCGGGTCTGCCGAAACAACCGGCCGCCTTGAATATGGGGATTGATGAGACTGGGAAAGCGATTGGCTTATTCTAA
- a CDS encoding alpha/beta fold hydrolase, with the protein MDVTEHTYADGYRTQLLHVKARQPIGNCFIFHGMLEHHQRYVEFADFLSEIGFNVFLCDLRGAGSLARTQSTYAHLSPHEGFNQMVDDAISLLDHYQDALPTIVLGHSFGSLLARRLGQQLGHRLAGVIAVSPPPHSGLIGRAGLYAIDCAIRFKGSAHESRLFERLLFGRYNLKFLPATTESDWISSVPEEVIAYVNDPDCGGIPTLGYLHEVAKASLDVTSAARIQEHPKTLPILFVVGVDDPVVHDGEGLSGIVRKHQAADIELTVLSYDQARHEVLRERQRQDIWTDIGDWMHQTVQIAKRTSIS; encoded by the coding sequence ATGGACGTCACGGAACATACGTATGCGGACGGATACCGGACACAACTATTGCACGTCAAGGCCAGACAACCGATTGGAAATTGTTTCATTTTCCATGGGATGCTTGAACATCATCAACGTTATGTCGAATTCGCTGATTTTTTGTCAGAAATTGGTTTTAATGTGTTTCTGTGCGACCTTCGCGGCGCCGGTTCTTTGGCCCGAACCCAGTCCACTTACGCTCATCTATCTCCACACGAAGGATTTAATCAAATGGTCGACGACGCCATCTCGCTCCTCGATCATTACCAAGATGCATTGCCGACCATCGTCCTCGGCCATAGTTTCGGCTCACTGCTAGCACGCCGACTCGGCCAACAGTTAGGTCATCGCTTGGCAGGCGTCATCGCCGTCTCCCCGCCCCCGCATTCCGGATTGATTGGACGTGCCGGACTGTATGCGATCGATTGTGCCATCCGATTCAAAGGGAGCGCCCATGAGTCCCGGTTGTTCGAACGCTTATTGTTCGGACGGTATAACTTGAAATTCTTACCCGCCACGACCGAGAGCGATTGGATTTCGAGTGTCCCCGAGGAAGTGATCGCCTATGTGAACGACCCGGACTGTGGTGGCATTCCGACGCTCGGTTATTTACATGAGGTAGCAAAAGCGTCACTCGATGTGACCTCCGCCGCCCGGATTCAGGAGCATCCGAAAACACTCCCGATTTTATTCGTCGTAGGTGTCGATGATCCTGTCGTCCATGACGGAGAAGGACTCTCCGGAATCGTCCGCAAACATCAGGCCGCCGACATCGAATTGACCGTGCTGTCTTATGATCAGGCTCGCCATGAAGTGCTCCGTGAGCGCCAACGTCAAGATATCTGGACGGACATCGGCGACTGGATGCATCAAACGGTACAAATCGCAAAAAGAACCTCCATTTCCTAG